The following coding sequences are from one Methanobacterium sp. window:
- a CDS encoding class III signal peptide-containing protein has product MDEKGQISAEMILLIGAILVIVIIAGIFVLDITDSVAGNITKVVETARDNTINRM; this is encoded by the coding sequence ATGGATGAAAAAGGTCAAATTAGTGCAGAAATGATACTGCTTATTGGTGCTATTCTAGTTATTGTAATTATTGCAGGTATTTTCGTATTAGATATTACCGACTCTGTTGCTGGAAACATTACTAAAGTTGTAGAAACTGCAAGGGATAATACAATTAATAGGATGTAA